The following nucleotide sequence is from Brassica napus cultivar Da-Ae unplaced genomic scaffold, Da-Ae ScsIHWf_2634;HRSCAF=3386, whole genome shotgun sequence.
TGATAATCTTAATTAACTTATTGATAATGAACCTATTGGTGTACAAAATCTTCTCATATCAGAATCTCTATTCAAAATTGAGGTGTTGATCAATGAatcttctcaaaaaaaaaaaaagcacaatttttatctactataaaATATCATACTAGGTTCATTTCATCAATTACATCTATTTAATTGTTcacattatttattaaatatataacatttctaaaaattcttaataattataaagatattaatatttgatgtagataggtatttagaataaatatcttaattatttagtgttttatttattatttgaataattatctttattgttttagggttttatggttttcttatatatagccGTTTATGCTTAAGATTGTATTCAGTTTAtgatttgaattaataaaagttaagagatttcTCTTTTGTTCCTTGTTTTCGGTAGATCATTGGtgatctcaacgaatttaagaagacattgatcttacgcattcttagactaaataagatctTTGTGATTATCCTAGTTTTCCGGGTATTCTAAGAATCAACGGATCTCTAGTCCTATCTTACAAAGCTTCCGCTACatcaggtggtatcagagctgcgtCTCTTTGGTTTTTCAATCGAAGAACGATTCTGGATGTCATGGTGAGTATAAGCATTTATTCTATCCTGGACGAAAGTCCTTTTGTTGTGAGAGAAGAGAACCATGAGATCTATCGAGAGATCTATAGTGATCCAATCTATGATATATATGAAGACGATGTCCTTCATATTGACTTTATTTTCAAAGAGGGTTCCATTGAAATTTCGCGTACAAAGTTAGGGCAAAATCGTATTTGTGAAGATTTTCTGCAGAATCTTAATTATCTGTCAGGTGCAAATTTTGTGCGAAAACGGATTTGTGAAGATTCAAGTTACAAACAGATCAGTGCAAAAATCGTGCAAAACATGCTATTGAAGATTCGAGGAAGAGTTTTTCTTGGAAAACGTTTTGGATTCGAAGACTACGATcaagattcgaggacgaatctttTCCAACCCGGAGAGAATGATGTAGATagatatttagaataaatatcttaattatttaatgttttatttattatttgaataattatctttattgttttagggttttatggttttcttatatatagccGTTTAGGCTTAAGATTGTATTCAGTTTAtgatttgaattaataaaagttaagagatttctcttttgtttcttgttttcggtagatcattggtgatctcaacgaatttaagaagacattgatcttaggcattcttagactaaataagatctTTGTGATTATCCTAATTTTCCGGGTATTCTAAGAATCAACGGATCTCTAGTCCTATCTTACAAAGCTTCCGCTACATCAATATTAGATCAATTTTAACTgtagattaaattttatttttagttattacaAAACCTGttgagaaaaatataacaaaatcttactaaaaaattaaaatatcttttaaattaatgcatgattaatttcgtaattagtagtatactaatattattataaattaattttaaataaaattatattacaaaaataaaaattaattaatgcatgattaattttaagtttttgattGATGAGTTCTCACCTTCTCTCATGGAGTAGGTCGATGagactataaattttataattatagtatatattatattaaaataggattaatatatgaattaaaataaaaattatattaaattgataaattaatataatatacaaaaataatacgATTTTgtcatctttttaaaaatataatatactaaaattaatataataagaaatttaatattgttttatatcCGTTATATTATGACAGTTTTGTATCAGGTCATAATATTGATTTGTGACATAAAACAAAAAGGGTTGTGAACTAATCTACTTAAAATGATACGCAATGGGTGGCCTTCCTCTAATAGGTTTGGTTTTAAGACGACAAACTGAAGAGCATACATTTGTTTGGCCAAATCCAGAAATTTCAGTATTTCGAATCTTctcaacaaaagtttttttttaatggtacGTGATGGGTGCTGTTCTCGTCTTCTATCCCGAGACTCGAACCTGAGATCtaagtagcctttttcttacaAATATGTTACATATATTCAACGAATGGAGAGCCAACAACTCGGAACTCTTGAGTTTTATgcttagtttttcttttttgtaaacaAGTTTTATGCTTAGTTTGTCCTTTGTTTGTTTAAGATAATTCTTCTTAATACGGGGACTAAATTCTTAGAAAAGTTTATTCTATggacacatcaaatccgagaacCCATGGGTTTAGGAGAAAAGTAAAATATCATACGCCACTAAAATTTGTGGCTGGAAATCAAACTAAAATGCTGACGTGTAATCCAACTTCACTTTTTAAAACGTATCAAAATCTCAAATCTCCCGATTCCAAACTAAAATTTTCCAATCTACCAAactctaagaaaaaaaaaagagagagacagagaccaAAAAAAACGCTACTAATAATGCTAGAAAGTAAAGATCCAGCAATAAAGCTCTTCGGGATGAAAATTCCTCTTTCATCAACAGTTTTTGAGGCTGAAGAATATGAATTATCCGCAGAACAGGTACTGATTTTTTCGTTCTTAGTTGTCACAGAGATGAATCTTGAAGAAAAAAGGTTTTGGTATTTTCCTGGACTTGAATGATATTCctttatattaatcatattatagtAGTTACGTACTAGCTAGTAAAGCTAAACTGAAAAGTGGATTCATGTGTGTTTTTTACATCGTGCACACAAAAAATAAGTGTGTTTTGTACATTTTTCCATTTAATGCAAAGCTCAAGGTTCATAACTCTGATGAATTGGTACATCTTAAGACATTCCTATCCTACATGTGACGTCTCTGTTCtgggcttctgttttttttttcttttttggtgaACTTGAGGTTGTAGTACTCTTTTATTCGATGACTTTTCATGACACGAAAAAGCACATTCTTTTCtccataaaataatcatattttagtaaaaagtatTGCCTTTTTTCGTTTAATCAGCCAATAAAGGTGAGACAGAGAATTTAGGTTTAGGTAAAGTGTATTCTCAgaatacttttctttttttccaccAAAGTTTTATCTAGAACCTTCATCTTCAGATAGATACTCATTTTAGatgatcatttttattatatgtttaaaaaaataattatctctTATATTCAttcgtttttttaataatcatgTTCCATTATCTTTGGCTCAGAACCAAAACGAGACATTAACTGATCAATCGgacaaagaaaaaaacctaAAGAAACCAACCAAGATTCTTCCATGTCCAAGATGCAACAGTATGGAAACGAAGTTTTGTTATTACAACAACTACAACGTAAACCAACCTCGCCATTTCTGCAAAGCTTGTCAAAGATACTGGACCTCGGGTGGGACCATGAGAAGTGTCCCTGTCGGAGCCGGACGACGCAAGAACAAGAACAACTCATCTTCACATTATCGTCACGTCACCATCAATGAAACAAACGGTCCGGTCCTTAGTTTCAACCTCAGAGATGATCACAAGACTTTAGAGAAGAATAACCACCAGCCGGTTGATAATTCAAGAACACGTAACAACGAAATGAACGGTTTGCGTTGTATTCCTGGTGTTTCATGGCCGTACACGTGGAATCATGGTTTTTACCCGGTTTACCCTTATTGGAACGTGCCAATGGTGTCTTCTTCGCCTTATTCAACTCCTAATTCTACTCTTGGTAAGCATTCAAGAGAGGAAGATGAGACGATCAAGCGAAAACAGATGAATGGGTCTGTATTGGTTCCTAAGACTTTGAGAATTGATGATCCTAATGAAGCTGCAAAGAGTTCTATATGGACAACACTTGGGATCAAGAACGAAGTTATGTTCAAAGGGTTTGATTCCAAGAAAGAGGTTAGTATTaacaaagaagaaacagagactTCTCTCGTTCTCTGTGCAAATCCAGCTGCGTTATCAAGATCAGTTAATTTCCATGAACAGATGTGATCCTATGCATACTATATATCCTATATGTCTAGATatggtttacatattttttcgACTTTGTATTCATAGGGCTTTAACAGTTTTTGTTCCATttactttttactttttagtctttaagtttgaattttttgttgTAAGAATAAATATCTTTGAAGAAATATTCGTTTTGACCGTTATTTGCACTATACTTCGATTAGACGAGCTAACAGTAAAACTGTTACAAAATACATGAGGTAGACATTACTTTACACATGAGTGGATAACAGGATAAGATAAGATAATGAATAAAAGTAacattttcttgaattttacCTCGTTTATGCTATAAGCCACTAATAATGTTAACGGGTGTGGGTGGGCACGAAAAGACAGCACAAGCTTAAGACagcgatttatatttttgttaaatatagaacaaattaaaaacaagTGTAGTATTAGGGTTTATCAGTTATGGCATTGTTTTTTCTTAAGcttgtgttttttgtttggaaCACTCTTCTTAAGCgtactagagcttgacccgcgcACCCGCGAAGGTGTTAgttttttgataaatgaatatttatttgtataagtgataatatatattttaaaatttacccgtttaatttttttttaatatgacatttataaacacaataattttatagtttatattgagtagttttattttatcatgtaaACCCTTAATTATATCATCCATTTATTTAGAATACGACCTGTAAAATCACACAAatgtacttttattttttatggatcaaaattttatgattatatataataaaattattgtataaactgtttttatggatcaaaattttatgattatgtataatGAAATTGTTGTATACTATTTATTACGTATATGtggaattagtaaaataattaccgtataatgtatgtaattacgaaatgtatatatggaattaattattttcaaatacacatatgtataataaaaaggaaaagacaaaaaatattaaaagttaggtttattaattattgttgccatgattttttagttagaatttgattttggaaatacattaattgaagagaaaagacaaaaatcCTAAAAGATAGGTTAATTAATAACTTTAGTGGCATGCCATTGTAAATATAGTGGAAAACTAAGGGATAATCTAATTTTGTActcctattttaatagattagatgtgtAATCGTTCTTTACTTCGTAAATGTTGTATTGTTTTAGGTAATAAATCTCCGAGTTttgttaatatatgtatttctcagaTAATTTGTTGACCAACCAtatgaaaacaagtttttttatcGAACCCCTTTTTGTTAGGAACCGACCTGATATAAGTTTTTTAGATTAAAACGAAGAAAAAATAGACAGTCTGAGTTTCGTTAATGTGTTTGAAAAAGTTCATatcatttgttttcttaatttcatttcatttccTTTATGAATACTTACGCTGGAAAGGATGGTTCACACTGCTTTccagatttatttttttctttatcaacttactttaccaaaaaaaactttgttctGGTATCTGATAGCAACTTAGATATTTTGGACAGCTCAACTAATATAAGCCACAAATGTGATAATCCCaaaccattttttattttcatttaatagtAAATGGTGTGGGACACAGTATTTGTTGGCACTGAAATTATAAGAGAATGACAAGTTGCTTTTTAGTGTTTTGTCCCTTTGTTTTGCCCTTTCCGTAAATCCACTTTGTGGCAAAGCAGTTTGTCATTTCTCTAAAAATCCATAGGATATGCAAGTAATTTCAATTGGCAGTTCAATGAAGTTTCTTAGTTTAATTAGTTGGTTAAGAACATGAAAAGGGTAAAATGGTTTGTAAGAGAAAACAGGactaaatgttttataaacaattaagcatatatatatattaatatatagaagaagCAGTGTGGTTTTAACATGGCGATTATACTGTTCTTGATGCCAAATGAGTTTCAACCGCAAACGCATTTTTAGGGCCCAAGGAACACAAGACATGGCTGGCCTACTTTTCTATCTTGGCTATTTGCTTTCTCAAGTCCAAGATGTCATTAAACCACTTTTcaggaaatgaaaaaaaactaaactaaaatttgCAGATCCTAAACGATTAGATCATTTGTTATGGAATCAAAATACTCACATAAGACCACCGTAATTACCGTCAGTCACCTTAACTCATCAAGAATCATAAGTGAGAGTCAATCCTCCATTATGATTCAAGAAGTAATACTTTATACTTCAACccactttttcttttataatttttttttgcaagaaGGAGAGACTTAACtctttcaagaaaataaaaataattctcaATTAGTTAAAATTCACTTCTACCTCTTCTTTGAATATTTACAGTCGAGctctttacaaaattttatatctaaCCAAGTCTACAGTAGGCGATTTGAATTAGACGACTTTGTAAACCACGTTAGACCATTTCTTTTTGTTAGTAAggtttataatataaatgtatgAATATGTATTCACTATCTTTTTCTATGATTGTTATTATCATATGTACGAAGGTAAAGCAAATTAATTGAGTGGAACTGACAGAAAACACATTATCGacagaaaagaaaatatgattCGTGTGGAACAAAATAGTGACCATTGAAAAAGATAAGTCCACTTAGAAAGTTGATTAAAATGAAACTTTGGATGAGTAGACTTCCACACGAATGGCTTCTGCTACGAGCACGACTCGTGTAAAGTAAATCGTCTGTTTCACTTTCAAGAATGACCGGACAATCCGCCCttgtaaattaaaaatgagaaaatgaCAATTTATTTAACTTTGTTTGGAAAAAATTAACATCTTATAAAAGACTTGAAATATAATCATGATTTAACACGCTATAAAGCAAACTATACCATCTTGTGTAAATGTTTAGTGAGTAATATTGCATTGTATAAACCCTTAAGAAACCGTTCTGACTAAAATGGTCTACGCAACTATTACATATGAAATTTTAGGGACATAACTAAGTCATGGACTGAGGACTTTATGCAAAGTGTGTTGTTTTCCCTAAAGGATAAAGGCAGACAGGAAAAGTGTTgctgagttaaaaaaaaaaaaactattgagaAATGTGAAAAGGTGAGCAAAAGAGAGCGCGAAGAATAAAAGTGCAAAGAAGAAAGTTAAGAAACTAAAGCCGCTTTCACATTCCCATTGAGTTGTGGGAATGAAAATACAAACCTCAAAAGAATAAGACATAACTATATGATTTTTTGCcaacaataatattatatgataataaaataaaatttgaatttttcttcTAAGAATCtgaatttaatttaaaacagaTTGTTATAGTGGCATCTTTCACTGACAATGAATGCCTCAAATTGTTCCTGTAAACCATGAAGCTAGAAGCTCACAAAAGTATATGAACCTTGATATCCAAACGTTGATTGTTATTTCATAGATTCTGCTTCTTACAAAAACATTTGTTTCTAGCTTttgatcaaaaacaaaaacatttgttAAAGCTTTTCCAACACAAAACTTACTGCTCATTTTGAAAGTtggtaaaacttcaaatttaaagtatgaggatgttcttctccaaaagaaCAACTTCAAACTTAACTCTTAAGTggaaaaatttcaattttactacAAGTTTGATACCATTTTCAAATTTatcattaataaattattattttcataaataccctaaatttgtgataaaataacactaagctaattttttaaaatatttatagaaaatttataaacCCAACCCCTTAATACTAAAACCttaaacaataatcactaaagcttaaatccaaatattattatatgtttGGATTGGTACTTAACTTATGGTATTTCTAACAATTTCTCCTTTTAAAACTGTATATTTTACACTATCTtactttttattaataaaagttaacaaaaatcataatttttaatttagaaataaaatatatatagaaatattaaacacaatattaattagtaatataatacaTTTAATAGCATATTACATGCATTTCGAAATAATAActgagttttttatttttatttggagaTTATaagctaaaattgttaaaattttgTACTTTCGTAGTTgatgaaataattttgttttcatataatttttatctttttgtattttatctttataatttgtattaaatCTGTCTTGTAATATtggtttgtataatattttcattttactgtaattaatatattagtattttgcataagataaaaattttataaagactaaaatgataactataaaaattagtaagataatttgaaaatcatataattgtacagtgaaattttatatttgaagttgtTTTTGGAGCATGCAAAAATTATcatatttgaaatttcaaaattatttttggagatgctcttagctTTTCTCAGGTGGAAAACTCATATTTAGTTTGCATGCTATTTGTTTCATCTATTTCCATGACAAAGCCTAATTTTGTATTGTCTACCCTACAAAAGATACCAGTTCAATGTATGTCAAATCTATGAATATTTACTGGTTGAAAAACCAAAATTGGATATGGGTTTTCCaaaaagatatcaaaatttagggaaaaaaaaacaaagaggtCCAATATGCGCCAATCAAAACTTGGGATGTATATAAATGGGTTGGGCCCCGAAATTTCGGGATCGAAATTAAATCAAAACGACACCTCGTTGAGAAGAAACGACACCTCGTTGAGAAGAAACGACACCTCAAGCCTTCAATATATGGTCAGCACTTAGCAGTACTCACCAGTTACAAAATCAAAGCCATGACAATTTGTCACTACTAATAAAGAGGAATAAATGGAGAAAAACTACTAAATATGTTGCATAAAAAAGAGGATTAAACAAAATCAAGCAAGATTGTGTTTTTTCATGTTGTAATGACTTTATATACCAAATGAGAAAACTATGATCATAAGCAACATAATGTGATGATGAAATTACATTTTGGATGAAATTATGTGAAACCCTAATCAATTATATCTCATCATCCCAAAGTTGTTTGATGGATTTGTAAGGGCTTGTGGTTTGATTAACAAGGAAATCTCCTCTCATGATCTTCCACTCCTCCAATTGGTCAATGAATGATAAGTCTTGGTCAGCCAATTTGATATCTAAGGCTCTCTTGTTTTCTCTCATTCTTTCTCCATTAAAACTTTTCACAATCACACTTGCCCCTTTTGACATTCCCCACCTGAGAGCCAccttcatttataaataattg
It contains:
- the LOC111207855 gene encoding cyclic dof factor 1-like, encoding MLTCNPTSLFKTYQNLKSPDSKLKFSNLPNSKKKKRERQRPKKTLLIMLESKDPAIKLFGMKIPLSSTVFEAEEYELSAEQNQNETLTDQSDKEKNLKKPTKILPCPRCNSMETKFCYYNNYNVNQPRHFCKACQRYWTSGGTMRSVPVGAGRRKNKNNSSSHYRHVTINETNGPVLSFNLRDDHKTLEKNNHQPVDNSRTRNNEMNGLRCIPGVSWPYTWNHGFYPVYPYWNVPMVSSSPYSTPNSTLGKHSREEDETIKRKQMNGSVLVPKTLRIDDPNEAAKSSIWTTLGIKNEVMFKGFDSKKEVSINKEETETSLVLCANPAALSRSVNFHEQM